A stretch of the Tachysurus fulvidraco isolate hzauxx_2018 chromosome 18, HZAU_PFXX_2.0, whole genome shotgun sequence genome encodes the following:
- the lbx1b gene encoding transcription factor LBX1b, translated as MNPTFDTMPSAKVHMNKVMREGCEPNSLERLPPSASCNKPLTPFSIADILGKPSEGTRAHLSSPVRMNRRVTSPVSQTSPLCALQELTSKTFRGLELGVIQAAESRDGLSVLGQRSNPKKRRKSRTAFTHHQIYELEKRFLRQKYLSPVDRDQVAQQLALTNAQVITWFQNRRAKLKRDMEELKADVESARSVGAVPLKETAALGELEESTTESKGHMGTQWSSQLRHELQSEHKLCMLRSTSSCFSDHTSHTESEDEDVEIDVDD; from the exons ATGAACCCGACTTTTGATACCATGCCGTCCGCCAAGGTGCACATGAACAAGGTGATGCGCGAGGGCTGTGAGCCAAACTCGTTAGAGCGACTTCCTCCTTCTGCGAGCTGTAATAAACCTCTCACTCCTTTCAGCATCGCAGACATTCTCGGTAAACCCAGTGAGGGCACAAGGGCTCACCTGAGTTCACCTGTGCGCATGAACCGCCGCGTCACGTCTCCCGTGAGCCAGACGTCACCGCTGTGCGCCCTGCAGGAGCTGACAAGTAAAACCTTCAGAGGTCTGGAGCTGGGCGTGATCCAAGCAGCAGAGA GTAGAGATGGGCTCAGTGTTTTAGGCCAAAGGAGCAATCCGAAAAAGCGCAGAAAGTCCAGGACAGCGTTCACACACCACCAGATTTACGAGCTAGAGAAACGTTTTCTGCGTCAGAAGTATTTATCTCCCGTGGACCGAGACCAGGTCGCGCAGCAGCTGGCGTTAACCAATGCGCAAGTCATCACATGGTTCCAAAACCGCCGCGCCAAACTGAAGCGGGACATGGAGGAGCTGAAAGCAGACGTGGAGTCGGCAAGATCAGTAGGAGCCGTGCCTTTAAAGGAAACAGCCGCACTGGGTGAGCTGGAAGAAAGTACTACAGAAAGCAAGGGACACATGGGAACACAGTGGTCCTCTCAGCTTAGACACGAGCTGCAGAGCGAGCACAAATTGTGCATGTTGCGCTCCACGTCGTCCTGCTTTTCAGACCACACAAGTCACACTGAATCTGAAGACGAGGACGTGGAAATAGACGTGGATGACTGA